One genomic region from Pseudanabaena sp. FACHB-2040 encodes:
- a CDS encoding DUF1206 domain-containing protein has product MPQLASPPNVSSSKWIDTFARLGYATKGIIYSLIGLLALLAAFQAGGQTTDSQGVLTTLAGQPFGKFMLFLIGIGFACYALWRLIEVVKDPEHPNSSGAESVFHRLSYLVKVGIYGGLAFTAFKLAMGSGGESGSSSQDSVARIMALPLGRWLIALGGAIVLGGAFYEMYRGFKAKFRGKLKLQEMSADERTWATRVGRLGLIARSIVFSLIGIFALQAAYYTNPSRIQDPGEALQTLQQWANPWVFAVMALGLLAYGIHMFFMARYGRIATGQ; this is encoded by the coding sequence ATGCCTCAGCTCGCCTCTCCACCCAACGTCTCTTCTTCTAAGTGGATCGACACGTTTGCTCGATTGGGCTACGCCACTAAAGGCATTATCTACAGTCTCATTGGTCTGCTGGCGCTCCTGGCAGCTTTTCAAGCCGGGGGTCAGACTACTGATAGCCAGGGTGTTTTGACTACGCTGGCGGGTCAGCCGTTTGGTAAGTTCATGCTGTTTCTAATTGGCATTGGCTTTGCCTGTTATGCCCTCTGGCGGCTGATAGAAGTTGTCAAAGATCCAGAGCATCCTAATAGCTCAGGTGCCGAGAGTGTTTTTCACCGCCTGAGTTATCTCGTCAAGGTGGGCATTTACGGAGGGTTAGCCTTCACCGCGTTTAAGCTGGCTATGGGTTCTGGTGGCGAGAGCGGCAGCTCCAGCCAGGATTCGGTTGCCCGCATCATGGCGCTGCCGTTGGGCCGCTGGCTGATTGCTCTAGGCGGTGCCATTGTCCTCGGTGGCGCATTTTATGAGATGTACAGAGGCTTTAAGGCGAAGTTTCGGGGCAAGCTCAAGCTGCAGGAAATGAGCGCAGACGAACGTACCTGGGCGACACGGGTAGGTAGACTGGGGCTGATTGCCCGAAGCATTGTCTTTAGTCTGATTGGCATCTTCGCCCTACAGGCTGCTTACTATACCAATCCCAGTCGGATTCAAGATCCTGGCGAGGCGCTGCAAACGCTACAGCAGTGGGCCAACCCCTGGGTCTTCGCTGTGATGGCCCTAGGGCTACTGGCCTATGGCATCCATATGTTTTTCATGGCTCGCTATGGTCGCATTGCTACCGGGCAATAA
- a CDS encoding family 10 glycosylhydrolase, giving the protein MFKLGRGWRSGLTASAGFILALLLVLATGAGLPLQAQVFPRPTAPASPAPVVVPAPPVIPRDIQGHWAQDCLRFLAQQRTIAPNQEGFFYPDEAITWGDFVGVLNLVFPSGQAGNWASPLERALGLTSVANVVSHYPPHYFVPTRPIARAEAIMALAAKLEAAYPTVANGVLASSLSDASQVPAYAREGVAAALMRGLVVNYPEARQLNPNQPMTRGAAAALLCRANGDPTVQALVPAQYVPAFPQPQSPAAPGRETRGVWLTNIDSNVLFSRENLEAAVDRLAALNINTLYPVIWNWGYTLFPSRSAERELGVKQHLYGETSTPQLEAAQADRDMLQELIELGHARGMKVIPWFEFGFMAPDNYVLERRHPDWFTQKRVEVPETPLIPSILQRLPGVEAAPPPPDPRIWLEGNVLPRLWLNPFHPQAQKFLLELTNDVMSNYDVDGFQVDDHLGLPVEFGYDPYTINLYKSEHEGNAPPDDYANAEWVRWRANKISDFMGQIHKLVKARKPQAVVSVSPNPYPFSYVNYLQDWPEWQRRGIIDELIVQIYRDDQNRFIWELNKPSIEEARRRISTSVGLLSGLRAKPVNMTWLRAQIDAVRDRNFAGVSFFFYETLWIGPEGPQQRADGFKEAFPNVVSRP; this is encoded by the coding sequence ATGTTCAAGCTTGGTCGGGGCTGGCGCAGTGGGCTAACTGCATCAGCCGGGTTTATATTGGCCCTGTTACTGGTGTTGGCGACAGGGGCCGGACTGCCGCTGCAGGCTCAGGTCTTTCCTCGCCCGACGGCCCCTGCTTCGCCTGCCCCGGTAGTCGTGCCTGCACCTCCAGTTATTCCCCGCGACATTCAAGGGCACTGGGCTCAGGACTGTCTACGGTTCTTGGCTCAGCAGCGCACGATTGCGCCAAATCAGGAGGGGTTCTTCTACCCAGATGAGGCGATTACTTGGGGCGACTTTGTCGGTGTGCTCAATTTGGTGTTTCCTTCAGGTCAAGCCGGCAATTGGGCCAGTCCGTTAGAGCGGGCCTTGGGGCTGACCAGCGTGGCCAATGTGGTGTCCCACTATCCGCCTCACTACTTCGTTCCGACTCGGCCAATTGCTCGGGCAGAGGCGATTATGGCGCTGGCTGCCAAGCTGGAGGCAGCATATCCGACGGTTGCCAATGGAGTTTTAGCCAGCAGCTTGAGTGATGCCAGTCAGGTACCTGCCTATGCCCGTGAAGGCGTTGCGGCGGCCCTAATGCGGGGCTTGGTAGTGAACTATCCGGAGGCCCGGCAGCTTAACCCCAACCAGCCGATGACACGGGGCGCGGCTGCAGCGCTGCTCTGTCGGGCCAATGGCGATCCGACTGTGCAGGCGCTGGTGCCTGCTCAGTATGTGCCTGCCTTTCCTCAGCCCCAAAGCCCTGCTGCCCCAGGGCGAGAAACGCGAGGCGTCTGGCTGACCAACATTGACAGCAACGTGCTGTTTTCTAGGGAAAACCTCGAAGCTGCGGTCGACCGCCTGGCGGCGCTAAACATTAATACCCTCTACCCCGTGATCTGGAACTGGGGCTACACCCTTTTTCCCAGCCGCTCAGCGGAGCGGGAACTGGGGGTTAAGCAGCACCTCTATGGGGAAACCAGTACGCCTCAGCTCGAAGCGGCTCAAGCCGACCGGGACATGCTGCAGGAGTTGATCGAACTGGGCCATGCTCGGGGCATGAAGGTGATTCCCTGGTTTGAGTTTGGCTTTATGGCCCCCGACAACTATGTGCTGGAGCGCCGCCACCCAGACTGGTTTACTCAAAAGCGGGTGGAAGTGCCCGAAACGCCGCTGATTCCGAGCATCTTGCAGCGGTTGCCAGGGGTTGAAGCAGCGCCGCCACCGCCCGATCCGCGTATCTGGCTAGAGGGCAACGTGTTGCCTAGACTGTGGCTCAATCCCTTCCACCCCCAGGCCCAGAAGTTTCTGCTGGAGCTGACCAACGATGTGATGTCGAACTACGATGTCGATGGATTTCAGGTGGATGATCATTTGGGGCTACCGGTTGAGTTCGGCTATGACCCCTACACAATCAATCTTTACAAATCAGAGCATGAGGGAAATGCTCCGCCCGATGACTATGCAAATGCCGAGTGGGTGCGCTGGCGGGCTAATAAAATCTCTGACTTTATGGGCCAGATTCACAAGCTAGTCAAAGCCCGCAAGCCTCAGGCTGTGGTGTCGGTTTCGCCTAATCCGTACCCCTTTTCCTACGTCAATTACCTGCAGGACTGGCCTGAGTGGCAGCGCCGGGGCATCATTGATGAGCTGATTGTGCAGATTTACCGGGATGACCAGAACCGCTTTATTTGGGAGCTTAATAAGCCATCTATCGAAGAGGCGCGCCGCCGCATTTCGACCAGTGTGGGGCTGCTCAGTGGGTTGCGGGCCAAGCCGGTGAATATGACCTGGCTGCGGGCACAGATTGATGCGGTGCGCGATCGCAACTTTGCAGGCGTGTCTTTCTTCTTTTATGAAACGCTCTGGATTGGCCCCGAGGGACCGCAGCAGCGTGCCGATGGGTTTAAAGAGGCGTTTCCCAATGTGGTGAGTCGTCCTTAG
- a CDS encoding AbrB/MazE/SpoVT family DNA-binding domain-containing protein — protein MVASTATTRTRIVRIGNSQGIRIPKPILEQLGLSGEVELEIQADQLIIRSVQAPRHSWADQFQQMAEFEDDTLLDENSPSLSDWDEDEWTW, from the coding sequence ATGGTCGCCTCCACCGCCACAACCCGCACCCGCATTGTCAGGATTGGCAACTCCCAGGGCATTCGCATTCCCAAGCCGATTCTGGAGCAGTTGGGGCTATCTGGCGAAGTTGAGCTAGAGATTCAAGCTGACCAGCTTATTATCCGCTCGGTGCAGGCCCCCCGCCACAGTTGGGCCGACCAGTTTCAGCAGATGGCCGAGTTTGAAGACGATACCCTGCTCGATGAAAATAGCCCCAGCCTGAGCGACTGGGATGAGGATGAATGGACGTGGTGA
- a CDS encoding translation initiation factor codes for MAKSKPNPFERGDRRVYSEFGNTQPAALNRGVPDLPPNQQQIRVQPSRKGRNGKTVTVITGFQHSPQTLATLAKQLKAQCGTGGTAKDDTIEIQGDHTQKLVDLLVAKGYQAKRSGG; via the coding sequence ATGGCTAAATCCAAACCCAACCCCTTTGAGCGGGGAGATCGGCGGGTCTACAGCGAATTTGGCAATACCCAGCCAGCCGCTCTGAATCGGGGAGTGCCGGATCTACCGCCCAACCAGCAGCAGATTCGGGTCCAGCCGTCTCGTAAAGGCCGCAATGGCAAGACAGTGACTGTAATCACTGGCTTTCAGCACTCGCCACAAACCCTGGCGACACTGGCCAAGCAGCTAAAGGCACAGTGTGGTACAGGCGGTACTGCCAAAGACGACACGATTGAAATTCAGGGAGATCACACCCAAAAGCTTGTCGATTTGCTGGTAGCAAAAGGCTACCAAGCCAAACGCAGCGGTGGCTAA
- a CDS encoding RluA family pseudouridine synthase, with the protein MIAISDETIELSVIEAQPERLDRWLTAHIQKLSRNRIQKLIDWEYVELNGEVCTDKKREVQVGDKISLTIPETKPLDLTPEPIPLDILYEDEHLIVINKPAGLVVHPAPGNMSGTLVNAVLAHCGEQLLGIGGVQRPGIVHRLDQNTTGAIVVAKTDLAHQDLQAQMKAKTARREYLGVVYGLPPQESGTVDAPVGRHPADRKKQAIVPEEKGGRHAVTHWQVEERLGNFTLCRFRLETGRTHQIRVHCAHIGHPIVGDPTYGSGRSVGVNLPGQALHAERLELRHPATGETVVAIAPLPAHFLKLLDVLRKRS; encoded by the coding sequence GTGATTGCTATTTCTGACGAAACAATTGAACTGTCTGTGATTGAAGCCCAGCCTGAGCGACTGGATCGGTGGCTGACAGCCCATATTCAAAAGCTGTCTCGCAACCGCATTCAGAAGCTGATCGATTGGGAGTATGTTGAGCTTAATGGCGAGGTCTGCACCGACAAGAAGCGAGAGGTGCAGGTAGGCGACAAGATTAGCCTCACCATCCCCGAAACCAAGCCCCTTGATTTAACGCCAGAGCCCATTCCCCTCGACATTCTCTATGAAGACGAGCACCTGATTGTTATCAACAAGCCAGCGGGGCTGGTAGTGCATCCGGCTCCTGGCAACATGAGCGGTACCCTAGTTAATGCAGTGCTGGCCCACTGCGGCGAGCAGCTGTTGGGAATTGGTGGGGTGCAGCGTCCGGGCATTGTGCATCGGCTCGACCAGAACACGACCGGGGCGATTGTAGTCGCTAAGACCGACTTGGCCCATCAAGACCTGCAGGCGCAGATGAAGGCCAAGACTGCTCGCCGCGAATATTTAGGGGTGGTGTATGGTTTGCCCCCGCAGGAATCTGGCACAGTTGATGCCCCTGTGGGTCGCCATCCGGCTGACCGCAAAAAGCAAGCTATTGTGCCTGAAGAGAAGGGCGGCCGCCACGCCGTTACCCACTGGCAGGTCGAGGAGCGCCTGGGCAACTTTACCCTCTGTAGGTTTCGCCTGGAGACCGGCCGTACCCATCAAATCAGGGTTCACTGCGCCCACATTGGCCACCCCATCGTAGGCGATCCTACTTATGGCTCAGGTCGCTCAGTCGGTGTGAATTTGCCGGGTCAGGCGCTGCATGCTGAGCGACTAGAGCTGCGGCACCCCGCTACTGGGGAAACGGTGGTTGCGATCGCACCTCTGCCCGCTCATTTCCTGAAACTCTTGGACGTTCTGCGTAAGCGGAGTTAG
- a CDS encoding pentapeptide repeat-containing protein gives MKRQGLVLAGVLAATVLFPLSAEAFSSRDLRQLTRSNACPGCNLAGLRLRGGDLSGVDLSGAQLGEAQLFGANLSQAVLSGASMPSVFLSAANLSEADLSGADLSRAYLSQANLTNANLQGANLRGAMLSGANLSGANLREADIRFAILNTTRFCGTTMPDGAVNNSGC, from the coding sequence ATGAAGCGTCAAGGGTTGGTATTAGCTGGGGTATTGGCAGCTACTGTGCTGTTTCCACTGTCTGCGGAGGCGTTTAGCTCCCGCGACTTGAGACAGCTAACTCGCTCCAACGCCTGCCCTGGCTGTAATTTGGCTGGCCTTAGATTGCGGGGCGGCGATCTCAGTGGTGTAGATCTCAGCGGTGCTCAACTCGGTGAAGCGCAGCTATTTGGGGCTAACTTGAGTCAGGCCGTTTTAAGCGGGGCAAGCATGCCCAGCGTCTTTCTCAGTGCGGCCAATCTAAGCGAGGCTGATTTGAGCGGAGCCGATCTCAGCCGCGCCTACCTGAGCCAAGCCAATCTAACCAACGCCAACCTGCAGGGGGCTAACCTGAGGGGAGCCATGTTGAGTGGCGCTAATCTAAGCGGGGCCAATTTGAGAGAGGCAGATATTCGCTTTGCGATTTTAAACACCACGCGGTTTTGTGGCACGACGATGCCCGATGGCGCTGTCAACAATAGCGGCTGCTGA
- a CDS encoding type II toxin-antitoxin system PemK/MazF family toxin yields MDVVIRRFDVILVNLDPTIGNEIRKTRPCLVVSPDEMNRYISTLIVAPMTTKGRDYPTRITCEFEGKAGQIVLDQLRTIDKKRIIKKLGAIPVVTQKDVLAVLAELFAE; encoded by the coding sequence ATGGACGTGGTGATCAGGCGCTTCGATGTTATTCTTGTCAACCTCGATCCCACCATTGGCAACGAAATTCGCAAAACCCGGCCCTGCCTAGTCGTCTCCCCCGATGAGATGAATCGCTACATCTCAACTCTCATCGTGGCCCCCATGACTACGAAAGGCCGTGACTACCCCACCCGCATTACCTGCGAGTTTGAAGGCAAAGCCGGACAAATCGTGCTCGATCAGCTCCGCACAATTGATAAAAAGCGCATCATCAAAAAGCTGGGGGCCATTCCGGTGGTGACGCAGAAGGACGTTCTAGCCGTCTTGGCCGAACTCTTTGCTGAGTAA
- the guaA gene encoding glutamine-hydrolyzing GMP synthase, whose amino-acid sequence MTLQTEKLANLDDTFLQNVDRQMLVILDFGSQYSELIARRIRETEVYSEVLSYRTTAEQLRQLNPKGIILSGGPNSVYDTGAPHCDPEIWKLGIPVMGVCYGMQLMVQQMGGKVERADRGEYGKASLFIDDPTDLLTNVEDGSTMWMSHGDSVTAMPEGFVVLAHTDNTPCAAIADHERKFYGVQFHPEVVHSTGGIALIRNFVYHICNCQPTWTTEAFVEEAIREVRARVGDKRVLLALSGGVDSSTLAFLLHRAIGDQLTCMFIDQGFMRKGEPERLVKIFEEQFHISVSYVNARDRFLEKIDGVTDPEVKRKRIGHEFIRVFEEESRRLGPFDYLAQGTLYPDVIESADTNVDPATGERVAVKIKSHHNVGGLPKDLQFKLVEPLRKLFKDEVRKVGRSIGLPEEIVRRHPFPGPGLAIRIIGEVTSERLNILRDADYIVREEIRLRGIYHDFWQAFAVLLPVRSVGVMGDQRTYAYPIVLRLITSEDGMTADWARVPFDLLETISNRIVNEVKGVNRVVYDITSKPPGTIEWE is encoded by the coding sequence GTGACCCTTCAAACTGAAAAACTAGCCAACCTTGACGATACGTTTCTGCAGAACGTCGATCGCCAAATGCTGGTCATTCTCGATTTTGGCTCCCAGTATTCTGAGCTGATTGCCCGCCGCATCCGGGAAACCGAGGTGTACTCCGAGGTGCTGTCTTACCGCACTACGGCTGAGCAGCTGCGGCAGCTCAATCCTAAGGGCATTATTCTCTCTGGTGGCCCCAATTCTGTCTACGACACTGGCGCACCCCACTGCGATCCCGAAATTTGGAAACTGGGCATTCCCGTAATGGGCGTGTGCTACGGCATGCAGCTGATGGTGCAGCAGATGGGCGGCAAAGTTGAGCGGGCCGACCGGGGTGAATACGGCAAAGCTTCCCTATTTATTGACGATCCCACCGATTTGCTGACCAATGTCGAAGACGGCAGCACAATGTGGATGAGCCACGGCGACTCGGTGACCGCAATGCCCGAGGGGTTTGTTGTTTTGGCCCACACCGACAACACGCCTTGCGCTGCGATCGCAGATCACGAGCGCAAGTTCTACGGCGTGCAGTTTCATCCAGAAGTGGTTCACTCCACTGGCGGCATTGCCTTAATCCGCAACTTTGTCTATCACATCTGCAACTGCCAGCCCACCTGGACGACCGAAGCCTTCGTTGAAGAAGCGATTCGCGAAGTGCGGGCCAGAGTTGGAGACAAGCGGGTGCTGCTAGCCCTGTCTGGAGGCGTGGATTCGTCTACACTAGCCTTTTTGCTGCACCGGGCCATTGGCGATCAGCTCACCTGCATGTTCATCGACCAGGGCTTCATGCGTAAAGGTGAACCAGAGCGCCTGGTCAAAATCTTTGAGGAGCAGTTTCACATCTCGGTTAGCTACGTCAATGCGCGCGATCGCTTCTTAGAGAAGATTGACGGCGTGACCGACCCCGAAGTGAAACGCAAGCGCATCGGGCACGAATTTATTCGGGTATTTGAAGAAGAGTCACGGCGGCTTGGCCCCTTCGACTATCTGGCCCAAGGCACTCTTTACCCCGACGTGATCGAGTCTGCTGACACCAACGTGGACCCTGCGACAGGCGAGCGGGTTGCAGTTAAGATCAAGAGCCACCACAATGTCGGCGGCCTGCCCAAAGACCTACAATTCAAGCTGGTCGAGCCCCTACGCAAGCTGTTCAAAGACGAAGTGCGCAAAGTAGGTCGCTCCATTGGCCTACCGGAAGAAATTGTTCGCCGCCACCCCTTCCCCGGTCCCGGCCTAGCCATTCGCATCATTGGTGAAGTCACCTCTGAGCGTCTTAACATCCTGCGCGATGCAGACTACATTGTGCGCGAAGAAATTCGCCTGCGCGGCATCTACCACGATTTCTGGCAAGCTTTTGCAGTGCTGCTGCCGGTTCGTAGCGTCGGCGTGATGGGCGACCAGCGCACCTATGCCTACCCAATTGTGCTGCGCCTGATCACCAGCGAAGATGGCATGACCGCCGATTGGGCGCGAGTGCCCTTTGATCTCCTAGAGACAATTTCTAACCGCATTGTCAATGAAGTCAAAGGCGTTAACCGAGTCGTCTACGACATTACCTCCAAGCCGCCTGGCACCATCGAGTGGGAATAG
- a CDS encoding class I SAM-dependent methyltransferase, whose amino-acid sequence MNINLTVHTDDDMFVAEHKSHYFSTGESALKNIIAALSTSQEKTINTILDLPCGYGRVLRHLHAYFPEAAITACDLNRGGVDFCVETFGAKGVYSSQNLLDLALDQTFDLIWCGSLLTHLEEERWPSCLQFFSQHLTENGIFVFSTHGRRAYNNLRSLKHSYGLHEQAGHELLKDYEATGFGYVNYASHPDYGVSLSAPSWVFRQLEQRPELTITAFSEHSWDQHQDVFACQKGTV is encoded by the coding sequence ATGAATATTAATTTAACCGTTCATACTGACGATGATATGTTTGTGGCTGAGCACAAGTCTCACTATTTCTCGACCGGGGAATCTGCGCTTAAAAATATCATTGCAGCTTTAAGTACTTCTCAAGAGAAAACGATAAACACTATCCTAGATTTGCCTTGTGGCTATGGTAGGGTGCTGAGGCATCTTCATGCTTACTTTCCTGAGGCTGCAATTACCGCCTGTGATTTAAATCGAGGAGGGGTTGATTTTTGCGTTGAAACCTTTGGGGCAAAAGGCGTCTATTCAAGTCAGAATCTGCTTGATTTGGCTCTTGATCAAACCTTTGATTTAATCTGGTGTGGCTCTCTCTTGACGCACTTGGAAGAGGAACGTTGGCCATCTTGCCTGCAATTTTTCTCTCAACATTTAACTGAAAACGGTATTTTTGTCTTTTCTACGCACGGTCGGCGGGCCTACAATAACCTCCGGAGCCTCAAGCATTCTTATGGTCTGCACGAGCAGGCTGGCCATGAGCTGCTCAAGGACTATGAGGCAACTGGCTTTGGCTATGTAAACTACGCCAGTCATCCTGATTATGGGGTTTCTCTCTCTGCCCCATCCTGGGTTTTTAGGCAGCTTGAGCAGCGCCCTGAGCTAACCATTACTGCCTTCTCAGAGCACAGCTGGGATCAGCATCAGGATGTTTTCGCTTGCCAGAAGGGGACGGTTTGA
- the cbiD gene encoding cobalt-precorrin-5B (C(1))-methyltransferase CbiD, producing MADPGSSNIADLRAGYTLPVFACASAIAALRHLLNATDRPSSVSINLIEPDQTADIPVEQIAALPDGSVLAITRSDPGSNLDLTRHTPIWAVVNWGPADQSERILIEGGEGIGRLREGDKAAIYRYATRLLQANLTPLLPPDKALRVTIILPEGRALAQRTSNEAFGVVEGLSLLGTGGISQPLSAPGQLEAFRQELKDKAARFDTLVFCIGENGLDLAAQMGVAPDCRVKTANWLGPLLVEAGNQGLPKVLLFGYHGKLIKLAGGIFHTHHHVADGRQEILAAHCAAAGLPPDEVRHVLASETVEAGLKHLRQLDAAWVERVYGAIATRIDQRASDYVFALSAQRLTVGSLLFDRSRRVITTSSIGNALLRETLVS from the coding sequence ATGGCAGATCCCGGCAGCTCAAATATTGCGGACCTGCGTGCGGGCTATACGCTGCCGGTGTTTGCTTGCGCCAGTGCGATCGCAGCTCTGCGCCACCTGCTCAATGCCACCGACAGGCCCAGCAGTGTCTCGATTAACCTGATTGAGCCTGACCAAACTGCCGATATTCCCGTTGAGCAGATAGCGGCACTGCCCGATGGCTCAGTCTTGGCAATCACTCGCAGCGATCCTGGCAGCAATCTAGACCTAACCCGCCACACGCCTATCTGGGCAGTCGTGAACTGGGGCCCTGCCGACCAGTCAGAGCGTATTTTGATCGAGGGCGGCGAGGGCATTGGCAGGCTGCGGGAGGGCGACAAAGCCGCCATTTACCGCTACGCAACCCGACTGCTGCAGGCCAACCTGACCCCTCTCTTGCCCCCCGATAAAGCTCTGCGGGTGACGATTATTTTGCCGGAAGGGCGGGCACTGGCGCAGCGCACCTCTAATGAAGCGTTTGGCGTGGTGGAGGGGCTGTCGCTGCTGGGAACGGGCGGCATTTCCCAACCCTTGAGTGCCCCCGGCCAGCTAGAGGCGTTTCGACAAGAACTCAAAGACAAGGCGGCCCGGTTCGACACCTTGGTGTTTTGTATCGGGGAAAACGGGCTGGATTTAGCCGCTCAGATGGGCGTGGCTCCCGACTGTCGAGTGAAGACTGCAAACTGGCTGGGGCCGCTGCTGGTCGAGGCCGGTAATCAAGGGCTGCCGAAGGTGTTGCTGTTTGGCTACCACGGCAAGCTGATCAAGCTGGCTGGCGGCATTTTTCACACCCATCACCATGTGGCCGACGGCAGGCAGGAGATTTTGGCGGCCCACTGTGCAGCGGCAGGGCTGCCGCCGGACGAGGTCCGGCATGTCCTTGCTAGCGAAACGGTGGAGGCTGGCCTCAAGCACCTGCGGCAGCTAGACGCGGCTTGGGTGGAGCGGGTGTATGGTGCGATCGCAACTCGCATTGACCAGCGGGCCAGTGACTACGTCTTTGCCCTCAGTGCCCAACGCTTGACCGTAGGCTCACTGCTATTTGATCGCAGCCGTAGGGTAATTACAACCAGTTCAATTGGAAATGCACTGCTGAGAGAAACTTTGGTAAGCTAG